Proteins encoded together in one Allomeiothermus silvanus DSM 9946 window:
- a CDS encoding proton-conducting transporter membrane subunit, whose protein sequence is MNLFITIALILLGLQSLLALLRPPATGFLPLCLGGSGLLLVVAGLEAWLTGAQRAPLDATAGFYVALLGALYLGVGPYLREYLSHHEPRRTGLGQPDRAKLVACLLPLFAAAMVGVVLSPPGYTFLFLWEGMALLGYLLIALEGPAALAGSRAFFLASRLSGAGLFLALVLLTRKEPLSGGLENLVWAGLVLGFGTKAALFPFSTWLPKAHPVAMSPLSALLSGGMVKLGLYGLYRAQAWVGPAPGWVGWLLVGLGLAGAVYALVRGLAEEDYKGVLAYSSVENLNLLLAALGAYFLLKSPFFLLAFFFHQAAHALFKGLLFLGSGALPVRELSRLGGLHRLLPRTAAWSFLAALAAAGLPPLAGFLFEWYLYQGFLAAPKGTGALSLLVLGVGAVALVGALAAVSYVRLFGLAFLGQPRSLEAGEAHELGIFGQLGMGILAGLLTGLSLFPAALLRPLEPPLYPVLSLFLALLGLGGGLVYLLGRKPQRAYDTWDCGFNQPGLAGSALTPQMQPHALGYSEQLLRLFPFVELNLRLSRGGLLDPPRVRLEVGDWLLALETRLALGYTAFVRRVQLLQSGSLHLYLLLQFLTLLFVLGVVWR, encoded by the coding sequence ATGAATCTTTTTATCACCATCGCCTTGATCCTCCTGGGGCTGCAAAGCCTGCTGGCCCTGCTGCGCCCACCCGCGACCGGGTTCCTGCCGCTCTGCCTGGGAGGCAGCGGGCTGCTGCTGGTGGTTGCGGGCCTCGAGGCCTGGCTTACGGGCGCCCAGAGAGCCCCCTTGGACGCTACTGCGGGCTTCTACGTGGCCCTGCTGGGGGCGCTGTACCTGGGGGTGGGGCCCTATCTCCGGGAGTACCTGAGCCACCACGAACCCCGCCGCACTGGCCTCGGTCAGCCCGACAGGGCTAAGCTTGTAGCCTGCCTCCTCCCCCTCTTCGCCGCGGCTATGGTAGGGGTCGTCCTCTCCCCGCCGGGCTATACGTTTCTCTTTCTATGGGAGGGCATGGCCCTTTTGGGCTACCTCCTGATCGCCCTGGAGGGCCCGGCGGCCTTGGCGGGCAGCCGGGCCTTCTTCCTGGCCAGCCGCCTCTCAGGAGCCGGGCTGTTTTTGGCCTTGGTCCTGCTGACCCGGAAAGAGCCGCTCTCCGGGGGCTTGGAAAACTTGGTCTGGGCCGGGCTCGTACTGGGTTTTGGCACCAAGGCAGCGCTCTTCCCCTTTTCCACCTGGCTGCCCAAGGCCCACCCGGTAGCTATGAGCCCGCTCTCGGCCCTGCTCTCGGGGGGTATGGTCAAGCTGGGGCTCTACGGGCTGTACCGCGCCCAAGCCTGGGTAGGCCCGGCCCCAGGGTGGGTGGGCTGGCTCCTGGTTGGGCTGGGCCTGGCGGGGGCTGTCTACGCCCTGGTCCGCGGCCTGGCCGAGGAGGATTACAAGGGGGTGCTAGCCTACTCTAGCGTGGAGAACCTCAACCTGCTCCTGGCGGCTTTGGGGGCGTACTTCTTGCTGAAAAGCCCCTTCTTCTTGCTGGCTTTCTTCTTTCACCAAGCGGCCCACGCCCTCTTCAAGGGGCTACTGTTCCTGGGTTCGGGAGCGCTTCCCGTGCGTGAGCTCTCCCGTCTGGGCGGCCTGCACCGGCTTTTGCCGCGCACGGCGGCCTGGAGTTTCCTGGCCGCGCTGGCGGCGGCAGGCTTGCCACCCCTGGCGGGCTTCCTCTTCGAGTGGTACCTCTACCAGGGCTTCCTGGCAGCCCCCAAAGGCACCGGGGCGCTCTCCCTCCTGGTGCTGGGGGTCGGGGCGGTGGCCCTGGTGGGGGCGCTCGCGGCGGTGTCCTATGTACGCCTGTTTGGCCTGGCCTTTTTGGGCCAGCCGCGGAGCCTCGAGGCCGGAGAAGCCCACGAGCTGGGGATCTTCGGACAGCTCGGCATGGGGATTTTGGCCGGGCTGCTCACGGGCCTCTCCCTCTTCCCCGCAGCTCTTCTGAGGCCACTCGAGCCCCCTCTGTACCCGGTGTTGTCCCTGTTCCTGGCGCTCCTAGGCCTGGGGGGCGGGCTGGTCTATCTCCTGGGTCGAAAGCCCCAGCGGGCCTACGACACCTGGGACTGCGGCTTCAACCAGCCGGGCCTGGCGGGCTCCGCCCTCACCCCCCAGATGCAGCCCCACGCCCTCGGCTACAGTGAGCAGCTGCTGCGGCTTTTTCCCTTTGTCGAGCTCAACCTCCGCCTCTCTCGGGGGGGGTTGCTGGACCCACCCAGGGTGCGCCTCGAGGTCGGCGACTGGCTCTTGGCCCTCGAGACCCGCCTGGCCCTGGGGTACACCGCCTTCGTCCGCCGGGTACAGCTCCTGCAGTCGGGTAGCCTACACCTCTACTTGCTGTTGCAGTTTCTGACCCTGCTCTTCGTTTTGGGGGTGGTCTGGCGATGA
- a CDS encoding respiratory chain complex I subunit 1 family protein, whose translation MSALVLLLLAPLFTGSLKWLKARLQNRVGPDPLYDYKNLFKLWRKSWIRPRGASPLFLMAPVVGLLGVAIAAAFLPALPGISFAGDFLLLVYLLNLGRFFQVLAALDTGSAFGGQGSYREGLLTVLAEPGTVLALGAAGLASGSLSLAHFAPLAPQNALVYILALVALSLALLAEGARMPVDDPTTHLELTMIHEAQLLDHSGPLLALYELSAGMKLLVYVGLIALLLPFGGLSFPAALLLAWLGLGYLETYGVKLRYLRLPDLMSYSTLTGILAVLGVVLRFRI comes from the coding sequence ATGAGCGCCCTGGTGCTCCTCCTGCTGGCCCCGCTCTTCACCGGCAGCCTCAAGTGGCTCAAGGCCAGGTTGCAAAACCGGGTGGGCCCAGATCCCCTCTACGACTACAAAAACCTCTTCAAGCTATGGCGCAAGTCCTGGATTAGGCCCCGGGGGGCCAGCCCCCTCTTCCTGATGGCGCCCGTGGTGGGTCTGCTCGGCGTAGCCATCGCCGCAGCCTTTCTTCCGGCGCTGCCGGGGATTTCCTTCGCCGGGGACTTTTTGCTGCTGGTCTACCTGCTGAACCTGGGCCGCTTCTTTCAGGTCCTGGCCGCGCTGGATACCGGCAGCGCTTTCGGAGGCCAGGGGAGCTACCGCGAGGGGTTGCTGACGGTATTGGCCGAGCCGGGCACCGTGCTGGCCCTAGGGGCCGCCGGGCTGGCTTCGGGAAGCCTCTCGCTGGCGCACTTCGCCCCCCTGGCCCCGCAGAACGCCCTGGTCTATATCCTGGCCCTGGTTGCGCTATCGTTGGCGCTGCTGGCCGAAGGAGCCCGTATGCCGGTGGACGATCCCACCACCCACCTCGAGCTCACCATGATCCACGAAGCCCAATTGCTGGACCACTCCGGACCGCTCCTGGCCCTCTACGAACTCTCGGCGGGGATGAAGCTCCTGGTATACGTCGGCCTCATCGCCCTGCTCCTGCCCTTTGGGGGGCTATCCTTCCCCGCAGCGCTCCTGCTGGCCTGGCTGGGGCTGGGCTACCTGGAGACCTACGGGGTCAAGCTGCGCTACTTGAGGCTTCCCGACCTGATGAGCTACAGCACGCTCACAGGCATCCTGGCCGTACTGGGGGTGGTGTTACGCTTTCGGATCTAG
- a CDS encoding NADH dehydrogenase — MVGRKSLDAWIRLYALQNVLLALLALVLAEGERHLVLAGVALLLIKGVFIPRYLFWLLERLGISHEVESYLSIPLSLLLGGVLVAVGFRVGSSFVLEGARLPEAVPVALGLILLGMLSMASRKKAVTQVLGFLALENGVFLLALAETHGLPLFIELGVALDAFAAVVLAGVLISRIQSTFGHIDTARMRDLKG, encoded by the coding sequence ATGGTGGGCCGCAAGAGCCTGGACGCATGGATCCGGCTCTACGCCTTGCAGAATGTGCTCCTGGCGCTCCTGGCGTTGGTACTGGCCGAAGGGGAGCGGCACTTGGTGCTGGCTGGGGTGGCCCTGCTGCTCATCAAGGGGGTGTTCATCCCCCGCTACCTGTTCTGGCTGCTGGAGCGCCTGGGGATCAGCCACGAGGTGGAGTCCTATCTCTCCATCCCCTTATCCCTGCTCCTGGGTGGGGTCTTGGTGGCGGTGGGCTTCCGCGTAGGGAGCAGCTTCGTCCTGGAAGGGGCTCGGCTGCCGGAGGCCGTACCGGTGGCGTTGGGCCTGATCCTGCTGGGGATGCTCTCCATGGCCAGCCGTAAAAAGGCCGTCACCCAGGTCCTGGGCTTTCTGGCTTTGGAAAACGGGGTCTTCCTGCTGGCTCTGGCCGAGACCCACGGCCTGCCGCTGTTCATCGAGCTGGGGGTAGCCCTCGACGCCTTCGCCGCCGTGGTGCTCGCGGGGGTGCTGATCTCTCGCATCCAGTCCACCTTCGGCCACATCGATACCGCGCGGATGCGCGATCTAAAGGGTTGA
- a CDS encoding proton-conducting transporter membrane subunit: MLYLLLFLPLLPALYALREREIGRLAGSTAAGAALSLGLALLAHDPLAGPLRLDGVGLFYLLLTDCLFALVALYARAYFQAAQDGEAWRFYAAGNLFLFAMHGAYLAHNLGLLWIFVESSTLASALLVYHRGGARALEATWKYLMLGSVGIALGLIGVILVYALLGGATLDWQEARELVRKAEPAQLKLAFAFLLVGFGTKVGLFPLHAWLPDAHSEAPSPASALLSGTLLNVAFYALLRYTALLGSAGLFDFAAGLLQGFGLFSLLAAALFLFAQRDYKRLLAYSSMEHMGLAVYGLSLGVPWLAMLHTLFHSLIKTAAFLSAGNLLLAYQSKLIARVGAVYRAWPASAGLLVLSWLSLAGLPPFGLFYTEFQALFRSSPLSMGLYLLGLVGAFAGLLWPLSRMAFGEGPLLPHSGEGLPSGVPGPGLAREHPRPRTLVVVPAVLVALALILGLFPPTGVVERLAQTLLSPLIGGEVLSWKL; encoded by the coding sequence ATGCTCTACTTGCTGCTTTTTCTTCCCCTTCTGCCCGCCCTCTATGCCCTGCGCGAGCGGGAGATCGGGCGGCTCGCGGGTAGCACCGCCGCCGGTGCCGCGCTGTCGTTGGGGCTAGCGCTCCTGGCGCACGACCCGCTGGCTGGACCCCTGCGCCTCGACGGGGTAGGGCTTTTTTACCTGCTGCTCACCGATTGCCTCTTCGCGCTGGTGGCCCTGTATGCCCGGGCTTACTTCCAGGCGGCGCAGGACGGGGAGGCCTGGCGCTTCTACGCGGCCGGCAACCTGTTTCTCTTCGCGATGCACGGAGCCTACTTAGCCCACAACCTGGGCCTGCTCTGGATCTTCGTGGAGAGCAGCACCCTGGCCTCGGCCTTGCTGGTCTACCACCGAGGGGGAGCCCGGGCCCTCGAGGCCACCTGGAAGTACCTGATGCTCGGCAGCGTGGGGATTGCCCTGGGGCTCATCGGGGTGATCCTGGTCTATGCCCTTTTGGGCGGGGCCACGCTGGACTGGCAGGAAGCCCGGGAGTTGGTCCGGAAAGCCGAACCCGCCCAGCTCAAGCTGGCCTTTGCCTTTTTGCTGGTGGGCTTTGGCACCAAGGTGGGCCTGTTTCCCCTGCACGCCTGGTTACCCGATGCCCACTCCGAAGCCCCCAGCCCGGCCTCGGCCCTGCTCTCGGGAACGCTGCTCAACGTGGCCTTCTACGCCCTCTTGCGCTACACTGCGCTGCTGGGCAGCGCAGGGTTATTCGACTTCGCTGCGGGGCTGTTGCAGGGCTTCGGGCTCTTCTCGCTGCTGGCCGCAGCCCTTTTCCTCTTTGCCCAGCGGGATTACAAGCGGCTACTGGCCTACTCCAGCATGGAGCACATGGGGTTGGCGGTCTACGGCCTGAGCCTGGGGGTTCCCTGGCTGGCCATGCTGCACACCCTGTTCCACTCCCTGATCAAGACGGCGGCTTTCCTCTCGGCGGGCAACCTGCTCCTGGCCTACCAGAGCAAACTCATCGCCCGGGTGGGAGCGGTGTACCGGGCCTGGCCCGCCAGCGCTGGGCTTTTGGTCCTCTCCTGGCTGTCCCTAGCCGGCCTGCCCCCTTTTGGGCTGTTCTACACCGAGTTCCAGGCCCTCTTCCGCTCGAGCCCCCTCTCGATGGGGCTCTACCTGCTGGGGCTGGTGGGGGCTTTCGCCGGGCTCTTGTGGCCCCTCTCCCGCATGGCCTTCGGCGAGGGGCCCCTTTTGCCGCATAGCGGGGAGGGGCTGCCTTCCGGCGTACCGGGTCCCGGTCTCGCAAGGGAGCATCCTCGCCCCCGTACACTGGTGGTGGTACCCGCCGTGCTGGTGGCGCTGGCCTTGATTCTGGGCCTCTTTCCCCCGACAGGGGTGGTGGAGCGGCTGGCGCAGACGCTTCTTTCGCCGCTGATAGGCGGGGAGGTGCTCTCGTGGAAGCTCTGA